A single genomic interval of Rosistilla ulvae harbors:
- a CDS encoding glycosyltransferase, with the protein MRIDLVITELFIGGAERQLTELAIGLSQRGATVRVISLDELAQTAPQDQLLRRLQEAGIEVCSLGCRSQWAVPQAIARLKRLFVADRPDLVQTFLFHANVIGTWAASRVGIPIRVGGVRVAQPNRARLWLERRAARQMEAIVCVSRSVEQFARQHLGSPQATMLTIPNGVDGQRFLTATPFVWEELGLDSDADVILYVGRLHPQKGTDWLMDAAPRLLLENPRAALVIVGSGPWRGMVAERLAKLPKGRSAMMPLQADIAPLMRAARLLLLPSRYEGMPNVVMEAMAAKLPVISTDAEGVRELLGEMADPQVVSFGDTDSLCGKLSALLNDPALRSQVVDSNDVRATDVFSVGAMVDRYWDLYQRLASAS; encoded by the coding sequence ATGCGAATCGATCTGGTCATCACCGAATTGTTTATTGGTGGGGCCGAACGTCAGCTGACAGAACTGGCGATCGGACTATCTCAGAGAGGGGCTACGGTGCGAGTGATCTCGTTGGACGAATTGGCTCAAACCGCCCCTCAGGACCAATTGTTGCGACGGCTGCAGGAGGCCGGGATCGAAGTCTGTTCGTTGGGCTGCCGGTCGCAGTGGGCCGTTCCTCAAGCGATCGCGCGGTTGAAGCGATTGTTTGTTGCCGATCGCCCCGATCTGGTGCAGACGTTTCTGTTTCACGCCAATGTCATCGGGACCTGGGCCGCATCGCGGGTGGGGATTCCGATCAGGGTCGGAGGGGTAAGGGTCGCACAACCCAATCGAGCCCGACTGTGGCTGGAACGACGCGCGGCGCGACAAATGGAAGCGATCGTATGTGTCAGCCGATCGGTCGAGCAATTTGCTCGTCAGCACCTCGGATCCCCCCAGGCGACCATGCTCACGATTCCTAATGGAGTCGATGGCCAACGTTTCCTGACGGCGACGCCGTTCGTATGGGAGGAATTGGGGCTCGACTCGGATGCCGATGTGATCCTGTATGTGGGGCGGCTGCACCCCCAGAAAGGAACCGACTGGTTGATGGATGCGGCTCCGCGATTGTTGTTGGAAAATCCCCGAGCCGCTCTGGTGATCGTTGGATCGGGGCCGTGGAGGGGGATGGTGGCGGAGCGTCTCGCTAAACTGCCCAAGGGCCGCTCGGCGATGATGCCGTTGCAGGCGGATATAGCACCGTTGATGCGAGCTGCACGCTTGCTTTTGCTTCCTAGTCGTTATGAGGGAATGCCAAACGTCGTGATGGAAGCAATGGCAGCGAAGCTTCCAGTAATCTCGACCGATGCCGAGGGAGTTCGCGAGTTGCTGGGCGAAATGGCAGATCCGCAAGTCGTCAGCTTTGGCGATACCGATTCGCTTTGCGGGAAGCTGTCGGCACTTCTGAACGATCCGGCGCTTCGGTCACAAGTTGTTGACAGTAATGATGTTAGGGCGACGGATGTGTTTTCGGTTGGGGCGATGGTCGATCGTTATTGGGATCTATACCAACGCTTGGCGTCCGCTTCCTGA
- the pyrE gene encoding orotate phosphoribosyltransferase yields the protein MSADYDREALKALVSEFALQTGTFTLASGKTASYYLDCRQITLHPQGANQIAAGMLAMLGDRVNQISAVGGMAIGADPITASIVTLAGQQGLPLRGFMVRKEPKGHGAGRQVEGPVAAGQSVYIVEDVITSGGSALQAVDAAEAFGLKVLGVLGIIDRLAGGEAKFAERGLKLETLLTIRDFGIEPE from the coding sequence ATGTCAGCCGATTACGACCGCGAAGCCCTCAAAGCACTCGTCAGCGAATTTGCTCTGCAAACCGGAACTTTCACGCTGGCCAGCGGAAAAACCGCCTCTTATTACCTCGATTGCCGGCAAATCACGCTGCATCCTCAGGGTGCCAATCAGATCGCTGCAGGCATGCTGGCGATGCTCGGCGATCGCGTGAACCAGATCTCGGCGGTTGGCGGAATGGCAATCGGTGCCGATCCGATCACCGCGTCGATCGTCACGCTGGCCGGACAACAAGGTCTGCCGCTGCGTGGTTTTATGGTCCGCAAGGAACCGAAAGGGCATGGCGCCGGGCGTCAGGTGGAAGGGCCGGTTGCCGCCGGACAAAGCGTCTATATCGTCGAGGATGTGATCACCAGCGGAGGCAGCGCGCTGCAGGCCGTCGACGCCGCCGAAGCCTTCGGTTTGAAAGTCCTTGGCGTGCTGGGGATCATCGATCGATTGGCGGGTGGCGAAGCCAAGTTTGCCGAGCGTGGATTGAAATTGGAAACTCTGCTGACGATTCGCGACTTCGGTATCGAACCAGAATAA
- a CDS encoding DUF5077 domain-containing protein — MMALLRSSITTAGILIIACALAQADDPATSPTTTQETWGEIVWKPKSLELHVESLPDDRKISFPRLNNRMKSLHFQGEDPEQTKLKFRPEPKTWDITFPKEAQPQGKVVVFETLEPVLLAEKPHRISQSEDGSFTLPAHHAVTHGTLLRYEPQPHKNTVGYWANAKDWAQWHLHISQPMEFQVEVLQGCGKGHGGSTVAIQLGDQTVQFIVEETGHFQNFKPRQIGKLRVESAGDYSLDLRAIEKVKGAVCDIRQIRLIPVR; from the coding sequence ATGATGGCACTTCTGCGCAGCAGCATAACGACGGCGGGCATTTTGATCATTGCATGTGCGCTCGCGCAAGCTGACGATCCGGCGACCTCCCCAACCACAACTCAAGAGACGTGGGGCGAGATCGTCTGGAAACCGAAGTCGCTGGAACTGCATGTCGAATCGCTGCCGGACGATCGCAAGATTTCGTTTCCGCGACTAAACAACCGCATGAAAAGTCTTCACTTCCAAGGGGAAGACCCCGAGCAGACGAAGCTGAAGTTCCGCCCCGAACCGAAGACGTGGGACATCACGTTCCCCAAAGAAGCTCAACCGCAGGGGAAGGTGGTTGTTTTCGAGACGCTCGAACCGGTGCTGTTGGCCGAAAAACCACACCGAATTTCGCAATCGGAGGACGGTTCGTTCACGCTTCCGGCTCACCATGCCGTCACGCACGGAACGCTGTTGCGATACGAACCCCAACCGCACAAGAACACGGTCGGCTATTGGGCCAATGCCAAGGATTGGGCTCAGTGGCATCTCCACATTTCACAACCGATGGAGTTCCAGGTGGAAGTCCTTCAGGGCTGCGGCAAAGGGCACGGAGGAAGCACCGTTGCGATCCAGCTGGGCGACCAAACCGTTCAGTTCATTGTCGAGGAGACCGGTCATTTTCAGAACTTCAAGCCGCGGCAGATCGGTAAACTTCGTGTCGAATCCGCAGGCGATTATTCGCTGGACCTGCGGGCGATCGAAAAAGTCAAAGGGGCCGTTTGCGATATCCGCCAAATCCGCTTGATTCCAGTCCGCTAA